In Streptomyces sp. NBC_00878, a single window of DNA contains:
- the glgA gene encoding glycogen synthase: MRVGLLSREYPPDVYGGAGVHVEFLARELRPLTDLDVHCWGEGAAGGVVRHRPWPALDGANDALRTFSVDLSIAAALEGRELVHSHTWYANLAGHMAKLLYGIPHVMTAHSLEPLRPWKAEQLGGGYALSSWAERTAIEAADAVIAVSGAMREDILGCYPSLDPAKVRVVHNGIDTSLYEPDHGTDVIDRIGLDLARPYVLFVGRITRQKGVPHLLRAVRDIDPAAQVVLCAGAPDTPEIDQEFRDLFQELSRVREGVHWIPQMLPRPDVIQLLTHATVFVCPSVYEPLGIVNLEAMACGTAVVASRVGGIPEVVADGETGLLVSVEGSAEEDAARLARALDSLLADPEAARRMGEAGRERAVRAFGWDAVARQTVQLYEEILKQV; this comes from the coding sequence GTGCGAGTGGGACTACTTTCCCGGGAGTACCCGCCGGATGTGTACGGCGGTGCGGGGGTCCACGTCGAGTTCCTCGCCCGGGAGTTGAGGCCACTCACCGACCTGGACGTGCACTGCTGGGGCGAGGGCGCCGCGGGCGGCGTCGTCCGCCACCGGCCCTGGCCCGCGCTCGACGGCGCGAACGACGCGCTGCGCACCTTCTCCGTGGACCTTTCCATCGCCGCCGCCCTCGAAGGCCGCGAACTCGTCCACTCGCACACCTGGTACGCGAACCTCGCGGGCCACATGGCGAAGCTGCTGTACGGCATCCCGCACGTCATGACCGCCCACTCCCTGGAGCCGCTGCGCCCCTGGAAGGCCGAGCAGCTCGGCGGCGGCTACGCCCTCTCCAGCTGGGCCGAGCGGACCGCCATCGAGGCTGCCGACGCCGTGATCGCCGTCTCCGGAGCCATGCGCGAGGACATCCTCGGCTGCTACCCCTCCCTGGACCCGGCGAAGGTACGCGTCGTGCACAACGGCATCGACACCTCTCTCTACGAGCCGGACCACGGCACGGACGTGATCGACCGCATCGGCCTCGACCTCGCCCGCCCGTACGTCCTGTTCGTCGGCCGTATCACCCGCCAGAAGGGCGTGCCCCATCTGCTGCGCGCGGTGCGGGACATCGATCCGGCCGCGCAGGTCGTGCTGTGCGCGGGAGCGCCCGACACACCGGAGATCGACCAGGAGTTCCGCGACCTGTTCCAGGAGCTCAGCCGCGTCCGCGAGGGCGTGCACTGGATCCCGCAGATGCTGCCGCGACCGGACGTGATCCAACTCCTCACGCATGCAACCGTGTTCGTCTGCCCCTCGGTGTACGAGCCCCTGGGCATCGTCAACCTGGAGGCGATGGCCTGCGGCACGGCCGTGGTGGCCTCGCGGGTGGGCGGGATTCCCGAGGTCGTCGCGGACGGCGAGACCGGGCTGCTCGTCTCCGTCGAGGGGTCCGCCGAGGAGGACGCGGCGCGGCTGGCGCGCGCCCTGGACTCGCTGCTGGCCGACCCGGAGGCCGCCCGGCGCATGGGCGAGGCGGGCCGCGAACGGGCGGTGCGGGCGTTCGGCTGGGACGCGGTGGCCCGGCAGACGGTCCAGCTGTACGAGGAAATCCTCAAACAGGTCTAG
- a CDS encoding DMT family transporter, which produces MNALVLSVLLSLISAVAYAGGAIVQERVAANTPDTTYAPMRQYAWWIAVGLNGLGGLLHVVALAYGPLSLVQPLGALTIVFALPMAAIFVRRKAGATAWRGAIMATVGLAGLLALVGTADSQSLNSTQRVMVALVTGGAVVALMTAARAAHRNPAVRSVLLATAAGVAFGMSSVFTKTVAVDWAGGVSLADVPSLAVIGVLATAGMLLSQASYRGAGLAAPLATLTVVNPIVAAAVGITMFGETFRYGETGTVLALSCGVVAAGGLILLTTERISGTERTAPVPVPVPAPAMAGAVADATTGTESSSVPGAEPRRIGIGIGIEETAVPYERVLPEQPVPAERVVVSAGVRDQPRIREEILAPAGVLASASAREDALLPPPGSNGPPRLDEAPDTIDGIEGIDEAAWPRGSYYGIPFMPLLPAPMVIRSSVKS; this is translated from the coding sequence GTGAACGCACTCGTGCTGTCTGTGCTGCTCTCTCTCATCTCCGCCGTCGCGTACGCCGGCGGGGCGATCGTGCAGGAACGGGTCGCGGCGAACACACCGGACACGACGTACGCACCGATGCGCCAGTACGCCTGGTGGATCGCGGTCGGCCTCAACGGCCTCGGCGGGCTGCTGCACGTCGTGGCACTCGCCTACGGCCCGCTCAGCCTGGTCCAGCCACTCGGCGCGCTGACCATCGTCTTCGCGCTTCCCATGGCCGCGATCTTCGTGCGCCGCAAGGCCGGGGCGACCGCCTGGCGCGGCGCGATCATGGCGACGGTCGGCCTGGCCGGTCTGCTCGCCCTGGTCGGCACGGCCGACTCGCAGTCCCTGAACAGCACCCAGCGCGTCATGGTGGCCCTGGTCACCGGCGGCGCCGTGGTGGCCCTGATGACGGCGGCCCGCGCGGCGCACCGGAACCCGGCCGTGCGCAGTGTGCTGCTCGCGACGGCGGCTGGTGTCGCCTTCGGCATGTCGTCGGTGTTCACGAAGACGGTCGCGGTCGACTGGGCGGGCGGCGTCTCGCTCGCCGACGTGCCGAGCCTCGCCGTGATCGGCGTCCTGGCGACCGCCGGAATGCTCCTGTCGCAGGCCTCCTACCGGGGCGCCGGACTCGCGGCGCCCCTGGCCACGCTGACCGTCGTGAACCCCATAGTGGCCGCCGCGGTCGGTATCACGATGTTCGGCGAGACGTTCCGGTACGGCGAGACGGGCACCGTCCTCGCGCTGAGCTGCGGGGTCGTCGCCGCGGGCGGCCTGATCCTGCTCACCACGGAGCGGATCAGCGGCACGGAGCGCACGGCGCCAGTACCGGTGCCGGTGCCCGCTCCGGCCATGGCCGGAGCGGTGGCCGACGCGACCACGGGGACCGAGTCGTCGAGCGTCCCGGGTGCCGAGCCGAGGCGCATCGGCATCGGGATCGGCATCGAGGAGACCGCCGTTCCGTACGAGCGCGTGCTGCCCGAGCAGCCCGTCCCGGCGGAGCGGGTGGTGGTCTCCGCCGGAGTCCGGGACCAGCCGCGCATACGGGAGGAGATACTCGCCCCCGCCGGGGTGCTCGCCTCCGCCTCGGCGCGGGAGGACGCCCTCCTGCCGCCGCCCGGGTCCAACGGGCCCCCGCGACTCGACGAGGCCCCGGACACGATCGACGGCATTGAGGGCATCGACGAGGCAGCGTGGCCCCGCGGGAGCTACTACGGAATACCGTTCATGCCGTTGCTCCCGGCCCCGATGGTGATCCGCTCCAGCGTCAAATCGTGA
- the glgC gene encoding glucose-1-phosphate adenylyltransferase codes for MRRGGPSVLGIVLAGGEGKRLMPLTADRAKPAVTFGGTYRLVDFVLSNLVNADILRICVLTQYKSHSLDRHITTTWRMSSLLGNYVTPVPAQQRLGPRWYLGSADAILQSLNLVHDEQPDYIAVFGADHVYRMDPRQMLNQHIESGAGVTVAGIRVPRNESSAFGVISPGTDGQSVRGFLEKPADPPGLPDDPESVFASMGNYIFTTKALVEVLQRDAEDENSVHDMGGSILPALTDRGEAQLYDFSQNHVPGETVRDQGYWRDVGTLDAYYDAHMDLIAERPAFNLYNRSWPIYTHSGQLSPARFNAGGMASESIISAGCLIRGQVTRSVLSPGVVVDPGAVVQGSVLHDNVHIGRGAVVRGAVLDKNVQVPPGATIGVNPERDEELYTVSKGGVIALGKGQHVS; via the coding sequence ATGCGACGCGGTGGACCTTCGGTGCTGGGAATCGTACTGGCGGGTGGCGAGGGCAAGCGGTTGATGCCTTTGACAGCCGACCGTGCGAAACCCGCTGTGACTTTCGGCGGAACGTATCGCCTGGTGGATTTCGTACTCTCCAATCTCGTCAACGCCGACATCCTGCGCATCTGCGTCCTGACGCAGTACAAGTCGCACTCGCTCGACCGGCACATCACCACGACCTGGCGGATGTCCAGCCTGCTCGGCAACTACGTGACGCCGGTCCCTGCGCAGCAGCGGCTCGGCCCGCGCTGGTACCTGGGCAGCGCCGACGCGATCCTGCAGTCGCTGAACCTCGTACACGACGAGCAGCCCGACTACATCGCGGTCTTCGGCGCCGACCACGTCTACCGCATGGACCCGCGGCAGATGCTGAACCAGCACATCGAGAGCGGTGCGGGCGTGACCGTCGCGGGCATCCGCGTGCCCCGGAACGAGTCGTCGGCCTTCGGCGTCATCTCGCCCGGGACGGACGGCCAGAGCGTCCGCGGCTTCCTGGAGAAGCCCGCCGATCCGCCGGGCCTCCCGGACGACCCGGAGAGCGTCTTCGCCTCCATGGGCAACTACATCTTCACCACGAAGGCCCTGGTGGAGGTGTTGCAGCGGGACGCCGAGGACGAGAACTCCGTGCACGACATGGGCGGCTCGATCCTGCCGGCGCTCACCGATCGCGGCGAGGCCCAGCTGTACGACTTCAGCCAGAACCACGTGCCCGGCGAGACGGTCCGCGACCAGGGCTACTGGCGTGACGTCGGGACCCTCGACGCGTACTACGACGCCCATATGGACCTGATCGCCGAGCGGCCCGCCTTCAACCTCTACAACCGCAGCTGGCCCATCTACACCCACTCCGGCCAGCTGTCGCCGGCCCGCTTCAACGCCGGCGGCATGGCGAGCGAGTCCATCATCAGCGCGGGCTGTCTGATCCGGGGCCAGGTCACCCGTTCCGTCCTGTCGCCGGGGGTCGTCGTCGACCCGGGCGCCGTCGTCCAGGGCTCGGTGCTGCACGACAACGTGCACATCGGGCGGGGCGCGGTCGTGCGCGGCGCGGTCCTCGACAAGAACGTACAGGTGCCCCCGGGAGCGACGATCGGCGTCAACCCGGAGCGGGACGAGGAGCTCTACACGGTCTCCAAGGGGGGCGTGATCGCGCTCGGAAAGGGCCAGCACGTGTCGTAG
- a CDS encoding wax ester/triacylglycerol synthase family O-acyltransferase, with amino-acid sequence MTSDLLAPLDLAFWNIESAEHPMHLGALGIFAANSPAAAPHAADLLAARAAGVPGLRMRIRDIWQPLDLRQPLAFAFGGAAREPVADFEPFDHIRLHAPVVDFHSAAGAIMQRPLERERPPWEAHVLPGVDGTSFAVLFKFHHALADGLRALTLAAALMDPIDMPTPRPRPEAPTRGFLPDVRKLPGLLRGTLSGVGQALDIGASVARATWGVRSSAALVSEPTGTRRVAGVNVDLDDIHTIRKSAGGTVNDVLIAVVAGALRRWLDERGDGSEGVSPRALIPVSRRRPRTAHPQGNRLSGYLMRLPVDDPDPLGRLDTVRTAMNRNKDLGPHRGAGAVALLADHVPALGHRLGGPVVGQAARLLFDILVTSVPLPSLGMKLGGCPLTEVYPLAPLARGQSLAVAVSTFRGRVHYGLVADAEAVPDLDRFAKALTAEVEELITACVP; translated from the coding sequence TTGACCTCTGACCTTCTCGCACCACTCGACCTGGCGTTCTGGAACATCGAGTCCGCCGAGCACCCGATGCACCTCGGGGCACTCGGGATCTTCGCGGCCAACTCGCCCGCCGCGGCCCCGCACGCGGCCGACCTGCTCGCGGCCCGCGCGGCCGGTGTCCCCGGACTGCGGATGCGGATCCGCGACATCTGGCAGCCGCTCGACCTGCGGCAGCCGCTGGCCTTCGCCTTCGGCGGAGCCGCCCGCGAACCCGTCGCCGACTTCGAACCCTTCGACCACATCCGGCTGCACGCACCCGTCGTGGACTTCCACAGCGCCGCGGGCGCGATCATGCAACGCCCCCTGGAGCGCGAAAGGCCCCCGTGGGAGGCCCATGTGCTGCCCGGCGTGGACGGCACCTCGTTCGCCGTGCTGTTCAAGTTCCATCACGCCCTGGCCGACGGACTGCGGGCACTGACGCTCGCGGCGGCGCTCATGGACCCCATCGACATGCCGACGCCCCGCCCGCGCCCCGAGGCGCCCACGCGCGGCTTCCTCCCCGACGTGCGCAAGCTGCCCGGCCTCCTCCGCGGCACGCTCTCCGGCGTGGGCCAGGCCCTCGACATCGGTGCCTCCGTGGCCCGCGCCACCTGGGGCGTACGGTCCTCCGCCGCCCTGGTCTCGGAGCCGACCGGCACTCGTCGCGTCGCGGGCGTGAACGTGGACCTCGACGACATCCACACGATCCGCAAGAGCGCCGGCGGCACCGTCAACGACGTACTGATCGCCGTCGTCGCCGGCGCCCTGCGGCGCTGGCTGGACGAGCGCGGTGACGGCAGCGAGGGCGTGTCGCCCCGGGCCCTGATCCCCGTTTCGCGGCGCCGCCCGCGCACCGCCCACCCGCAGGGCAACCGGCTCTCCGGCTACCTGATGCGGCTTCCCGTCGACGACCCGGACCCGCTCGGCCGGCTCGACACGGTCCGTACGGCCATGAACCGCAACAAGGACTTGGGCCCCCACCGGGGCGCGGGCGCCGTCGCGCTGCTCGCCGACCACGTTCCCGCGCTCGGCCACCGGCTCGGCGGGCCCGTCGTCGGACAGGCCGCCCGGCTGCTCTTCGACATCCTGGTCACCAGCGTGCCGCTGCCCAGCCTCGGCATGAAGCTCGGCGGCTGCCCGCTCACCGAGGTCTATCCGCTCGCCCCGCTGGCCCGCGGCCAGTCCCTCGCGGTCGCGGTCTCCACGTTCCGCGGACGCGTCCACTACGGGCTCGTCGCCGACGCGGAGGCCGTGCCCGACCTCGACCGGTTCGCCAAGGCGCTGACCGCCGAGGTGGAGGAGCTGATCACCGCCTGCGTGCCCTGA
- a CDS encoding (2Fe-2S)-binding protein: protein MNLDPDLDRLASLEGFFALRTGRGPSLPTLAEVYETRNVTVESDPLTFRVRKVVRLLGAPESRIGVSVAQQGLAARLWSVALGAAVLYGQVPDLDPRLLRWDADGSAPDDLWLSETRALPGDAATVRQVVQYGHLEPLATALRARQPVSAGLLWGNAASALAGAARELDRWARANGRPETGDLARSLAAELLDHPDLRDTGTLTGTAFRRRSCCLYYRVPGGGVCGDCCFVRPPRRL, encoded by the coding sequence GTGAACCTCGATCCGGACCTCGATCGGCTCGCCTCTCTCGAAGGTTTCTTCGCCCTGCGCACTGGACGAGGGCCGTCGCTGCCGACGCTCGCGGAGGTGTACGAGACACGGAATGTCACCGTCGAGTCGGATCCGCTCACTTTCCGTGTCCGCAAGGTCGTGCGGCTGCTGGGCGCGCCCGAGTCGCGGATCGGGGTCTCGGTGGCGCAGCAGGGACTCGCCGCCCGGCTGTGGTCGGTGGCGCTGGGCGCGGCCGTTCTCTACGGACAGGTTCCCGACCTCGACCCCCGGCTGCTGCGCTGGGACGCGGACGGCAGCGCGCCCGACGACCTGTGGCTGTCCGAGACGCGTGCCCTGCCAGGCGACGCGGCGACCGTCCGGCAGGTCGTCCAGTACGGCCATCTCGAACCTCTCGCGACGGCACTACGGGCCCGGCAGCCCGTCTCCGCGGGGCTGTTGTGGGGCAACGCGGCCTCCGCGCTCGCGGGCGCCGCACGCGAACTCGACCGCTGGGCCCGCGCCAACGGCCGACCGGAGACGGGTGACCTGGCCCGCTCCCTGGCCGCCGAGCTCCTCGACCACCCCGACCTGCGGGACACCGGCACTCTGACCGGCACGGCGTTCCGGCGGCGCAGCTGCTGTCTCTACTACCGGGTCCCCGGCGGAGGCGTATGCGGCGACTGCTGCTTCGTACGCCCCCCGCGCCGACTCTGA
- a CDS encoding GH92 family glycosyl hydrolase, with the protein MRWTGRPRPRTAVVIAAALLGLGGGLAAPAVSAAEPGAGRLTDLVNPFIGTEAEGNTFPGAAVPFGMVQLSPDTGHNTGYDYSQNRVRGFSLVHLSGVGCRIGGDLPVLPTTGDVTETDYAKYAAEFGHDTEKASPGHYRVGLKSGSGDTVIDAELTATARTGVQRYTFPATDKANVLLNAGQSLHKTVSTTVEILDDRTVRTTITGSGFCRATRPYTVHTLTRFDRPFTTSGTWHGDTVTKGSARSTGTGRNGAYVRFDTTKDRTVEATTALSYVDARGAAVNLRSEGGRSFDSVRDAARRAWEERLDDVRVRGGDGTLRRTFYSSLYRSFLAPNIGSDADGRYTGWDGKAHREMGFTYYQNWSLWDTYRTQAQLLALLAPRESRDMALSVLRVGEEGGWLPKWGYGTVETNIMTGDPVTPFLTNAYQQGLLDGHEERTYRALKRNADGVPPADSPAAGREGNKEYIADGFVPLIKGRPHAKLGNSDYDFGASATLEYALSDAMLAQMARDLGHEADAARYAARSQNYRRILDPSTGFFRARDASGAFIGSADPARSEGFHEGTSWQYQWLVPQDLPGMIDLIGGRQATNDRLDAFFAYDQLMKDPAKTAREVWVNGPYAYYNADKYNPQNEPDLIAPYTYLSTGRPWQTTDVVHAALTLFTDTPTGMTGNDDLGTMSAWHVLSSIGIFPVQPGFDTWGLSTPVFERVDVTLDRRYHPLGALTVTATPDASDGRRYIQSVRGDGAAHDRTYLTTGELRGIRELAFTVGGAPSDWGTAADAAPPALK; encoded by the coding sequence ATGAGATGGACCGGACGCCCGCGCCCGCGTACGGCCGTGGTGATCGCTGCCGCCCTGCTCGGGCTGGGCGGCGGGCTCGCCGCTCCCGCCGTGTCGGCCGCCGAACCGGGGGCGGGCCGGCTCACCGACCTGGTCAACCCGTTCATCGGCACCGAGGCCGAGGGCAACACCTTCCCGGGCGCCGCTGTGCCCTTCGGCATGGTCCAGCTGTCCCCGGACACTGGTCACAACACCGGCTACGACTACTCGCAGAACCGCGTCCGCGGCTTCTCGCTCGTCCACCTGTCCGGTGTCGGCTGCCGCATCGGCGGAGACCTGCCGGTCCTGCCCACCACGGGTGACGTCACCGAGACCGACTACGCGAAGTACGCCGCGGAGTTCGGCCACGACACGGAGAAGGCGAGCCCCGGCCACTACCGGGTCGGCCTGAAGAGCGGCAGCGGCGACACCGTCATCGACGCCGAGCTGACGGCCACCGCACGCACCGGTGTGCAGCGCTACACCTTCCCGGCCACGGACAAGGCGAACGTCCTCCTGAACGCCGGCCAGTCGCTGCACAAGACGGTCTCCACCACGGTCGAGATCCTCGACGACCGCACCGTACGCACCACGATCACCGGCAGCGGCTTCTGCCGCGCCACCCGGCCGTACACCGTCCACACCCTCACCCGCTTCGACCGGCCGTTCACCACGTCGGGCACGTGGCACGGCGACACGGTCACCAAGGGCTCCGCGCGCTCGACCGGCACCGGCCGCAACGGCGCGTACGTCCGCTTCGACACGACGAAGGACCGCACGGTCGAGGCGACCACCGCGCTGTCGTACGTGGACGCGCGCGGCGCGGCCGTGAACCTCCGCTCCGAAGGAGGCCGTTCCTTCGACAGCGTCCGGGACGCGGCACGGCGGGCCTGGGAGGAGCGGCTCGACGACGTACGGGTGCGAGGCGGCGACGGCACACTCCGGCGCACCTTCTACTCCTCCCTCTACCGGTCCTTCCTCGCCCCCAACATCGGCAGCGACGCGGACGGCCGCTACACCGGCTGGGACGGGAAGGCTCACCGAGAGATGGGCTTCACCTACTACCAGAACTGGTCACTGTGGGACACGTACCGCACCCAGGCACAGCTCCTCGCCCTGCTCGCGCCGCGTGAGTCGCGTGACATGGCGCTGTCCGTCCTCAGGGTCGGCGAAGAGGGCGGCTGGCTGCCCAAGTGGGGCTACGGGACGGTCGAGACGAACATCATGACCGGCGATCCGGTCACCCCGTTCCTCACCAACGCCTACCAGCAGGGGCTGCTGGACGGGCACGAGGAGCGGACCTACCGCGCGCTGAAGAGAAACGCCGACGGCGTGCCGCCCGCCGACTCGCCCGCGGCGGGGCGCGAGGGCAACAAGGAGTACATCGCCGACGGATTCGTGCCCCTCATCAAGGGCCGCCCGCATGCCAAGCTCGGCAACTCCGACTACGACTTCGGCGCGTCCGCGACGCTCGAGTACGCCCTGTCCGACGCGATGCTCGCCCAGATGGCCCGCGATCTGGGGCACGAGGCGGACGCCGCGCGGTACGCCGCCCGTTCGCAGAACTACCGCCGGATCCTCGACCCCTCGACCGGATTCTTCCGGGCACGGGACGCCTCGGGCGCCTTCATCGGATCGGCCGATCCGGCCAGGAGCGAGGGATTCCACGAGGGCACGTCCTGGCAGTACCAGTGGCTGGTCCCGCAGGACCTGCCGGGGATGATCGACCTGATCGGCGGCAGGCAGGCCACGAACGACCGGCTCGACGCGTTCTTCGCGTACGACCAGCTGATGAAGGACCCCGCGAAGACGGCCCGCGAGGTGTGGGTCAACGGACCGTACGCCTACTACAACGCCGACAAGTACAACCCCCAGAACGAGCCCGACCTGATCGCCCCCTACACCTATCTCTCGACCGGCCGGCCCTGGCAGACCACCGACGTGGTGCATGCAGCGCTGACCCTCTTCACGGACACGCCGACGGGCATGACCGGAAACGACGACCTGGGGACCATGTCCGCCTGGCACGTCCTGTCGTCGATCGGGATCTTCCCGGTGCAGCCCGGATTCGACACCTGGGGCCTGTCCACACCGGTCTTCGAGCGGGTCGACGTGACCCTCGACCGCCGCTACCACCCACTCGGCGCACTGACCGTGACGGCCACGCCGGACGCCTCGGACGGGCGCCGGTACATCCAGTCGGTACGGGGCGACGGGGCCGCACACGACCGTACGTACCTGACGACCGGTGAGCTGCGCGGCATCCGCGAGCTGGCCTTCACGGTGGGCGGAGCGCCGTCCGACTGGGGCACGGCCGCGGACGCGGCGCCGCCCGCGCTGAAGTGA
- a CDS encoding transglycosylase family protein, which produces MAVRGRHRRYQPNRINRASLTVTVGGAGMAIPLIGTGVAHAADVDTWNKVAACESTSNWKINTGNGYYGGLQFSQSTWEAYGGRAYAARADLATQDQQIAVAEKVLKGQGPGAWPTCSVRAGLTRGGDTPDINPSGTSAQASAKTAKRTVRDVQPQTTPQSRAGTAEMYTVVRGDTLSGIAGAREVPGGWQRLYDANRGTVGADPDVIIPGQRLNLKPKATPGNGGTSTSPGKSATDKSSAEKSGKKEKAEKTEKREKTGQQAASATRSFTAPVGAGTGTPYRASGSSWSKGYHTGVDFPVPTGTSVKSVGAGSVVTAGWGGSFGYQVVIRHGDGHYTQYAHLSAISVKAGQSVGSGQRIGRSGSTGNSTGPHLHFEVRTGPGFGSDIDPVAYLRAGGVTI; this is translated from the coding sequence ATGGCCGTACGCGGCCGGCACCGCCGGTATCAGCCGAACAGGATCAACCGCGCCTCACTCACCGTCACGGTGGGCGGCGCCGGAATGGCGATACCGCTCATCGGTACGGGCGTCGCGCACGCGGCTGATGTGGACACCTGGAACAAGGTCGCCGCCTGCGAGTCCACCAGCAACTGGAAGATCAACACCGGCAACGGCTACTACGGCGGGCTGCAGTTCAGCCAGTCCACCTGGGAGGCGTACGGCGGCAGGGCCTACGCGGCACGCGCCGACCTCGCCACCCAGGACCAGCAGATCGCCGTGGCCGAGAAGGTCCTCAAGGGCCAGGGCCCCGGCGCCTGGCCGACCTGCTCGGTACGGGCGGGCCTCACCCGCGGCGGCGACACCCCCGACATCAATCCGTCGGGCACCTCCGCCCAGGCGTCCGCCAAGACCGCCAAGCGCACCGTCCGTGACGTACAGCCGCAGACCACGCCCCAGTCCCGGGCCGGCACCGCCGAGATGTACACCGTCGTGCGCGGCGACACGCTCTCCGGCATCGCGGGCGCACGCGAGGTCCCTGGCGGCTGGCAGCGGTTGTACGACGCCAACCGCGGGACGGTCGGCGCCGACCCCGACGTGATAATTCCCGGTCAGCGGCTGAACCTGAAGCCGAAGGCGACCCCGGGCAACGGCGGCACGTCCACGTCGCCCGGCAAGTCCGCCACGGACAAGTCCTCGGCTGAGAAGAGCGGGAAGAAGGAGAAGGCCGAGAAGACCGAGAAGCGCGAGAAGACCGGGCAGCAGGCCGCCTCCGCGACGCGCAGCTTCACCGCGCCGGTCGGCGCCGGTACCGGAACGCCCTACCGCGCCTCGGGCTCCTCCTGGTCGAAGGGTTACCACACGGGCGTCGACTTCCCGGTGCCCACCGGCACGTCGGTCAAGTCGGTCGGCGCGGGCAGCGTCGTGACCGCGGGCTGGGGCGGTTCCTTCGGCTACCAGGTGGTGATCCGGCACGGTGACGGCCACTACACCCAGTACGCCCACCTGTCGGCGATCTCCGTGAAGGCGGGACAGAGCGTGGGAAGCGGCCAGCGCATCGGCCGCTCGGGCTCCACGGGCAACAGCACGGGCCCGCATCTGCACTTCGAGGTGCGGACGGGGCCCGGTTTCGGCAGCGACATCGATCCGGTCGCCTATCTGCGCGCAGGTGGCGTCACGATTTGA
- a CDS encoding SDR family NAD(P)-dependent oxidoreductase, producing the protein MTVTEDSQAAPAVDTAQAPEGSYGRGIDPERLAVCLSVLDELEKIEVDHPDAIAVRRATAGVYRTVKQRRRQERRAAKTAHDKAVTEATATGSAQRIDDETEGILPSSVTDEGQIAGILERPRSCYTCKTRYVEVDYFYHQLCQNCAAENRARRDARTDLTGKRALLTGGRAKIGMYIALRLLRDGAHTTITTRFPNDAIRRFKAMPDSDEWIGRLKIVGIDLRDPAQVVALADSVAAEGPLDILINNAAQTVRRSPGAYSELLAAESGPLPAGELPPAEVIGTFGSGAVSALPVAGGGALTAQDVTGLALVSGSASLERIAAGTAIDAGGLVPDLHDTNSWIQAVEEVTPVELLEVQLCNSTAPFILISRLRAAMAAAGAKRTYIVNVSAMEGVFNRGYKGAGHPHTNMAKAALNMLTRTSAQEMFEKDGILMTAVDTGWITDERPHPDKMRLADAGFHAPLDLIDGAARVYDPIVRGEQGEDLYGVFLKDYAPGKW; encoded by the coding sequence ATGACGGTGACAGAGGACAGCCAGGCGGCACCCGCCGTGGACACGGCTCAGGCCCCGGAAGGCTCGTACGGTCGCGGAATCGACCCGGAGAGGCTGGCCGTCTGCCTCAGCGTGCTCGACGAACTCGAGAAGATCGAGGTCGACCACCCCGACGCCATCGCCGTGCGCCGCGCCACCGCGGGCGTCTACCGCACGGTCAAGCAGCGCCGCCGCCAGGAGCGCCGGGCCGCCAAGACCGCCCACGACAAGGCGGTCACCGAGGCCACGGCCACCGGCTCCGCCCAGCGCATCGACGACGAGACCGAGGGCATCCTGCCGTCGTCGGTGACGGACGAGGGCCAGATCGCCGGGATACTGGAGCGCCCCCGCTCCTGCTACACCTGCAAGACCCGGTACGTCGAGGTCGACTACTTCTACCACCAGCTCTGCCAGAACTGCGCCGCCGAGAACCGCGCCCGCCGCGACGCGCGCACCGACCTCACCGGCAAGCGGGCGCTGCTCACGGGCGGCCGAGCCAAGATCGGCATGTACATCGCGCTGAGGCTGCTGCGGGACGGCGCGCACACCACGATCACCACGCGTTTCCCGAACGACGCGATCCGCCGCTTCAAGGCCATGCCCGACAGCGACGAGTGGATCGGCCGCCTGAAGATCGTCGGCATCGACCTGCGCGACCCCGCCCAGGTCGTCGCGCTCGCCGACTCGGTAGCCGCCGAGGGCCCGCTCGACATCCTGATCAACAACGCCGCCCAGACCGTACGCCGCTCCCCGGGCGCCTACAGCGAGCTGCTCGCCGCGGAGTCGGGGCCGCTGCCCGCCGGTGAACTGCCACCCGCCGAGGTGATCGGCACGTTCGGCTCCGGAGCGGTGTCCGCGCTTCCGGTTGCCGGGGGCGGCGCGCTCACCGCGCAGGACGTCACCGGCCTGGCTCTCGTGTCCGGCTCGGCGTCCCTCGAACGGATCGCGGCCGGTACGGCGATCGACGCGGGCGGCCTCGTGCCCGATCTGCACGACACCAACAGCTGGATCCAGGCCGTCGAGGAGGTCACGCCGGTCGAGCTCCTGGAGGTCCAGCTCTGCAACTCCACCGCGCCGTTCATCCTGATCAGCCGGTTGCGCGCGGCGATGGCGGCCGCCGGGGCGAAGCGCACGTACATCGTGAACGTCTCCGCCATGGAGGGTGTCTTCAACCGCGGCTACAAGGGCGCGGGCCACCCGCACACCAACATGGCCAAGGCCGCGCTCAACATGCTCACGCGCACCAGCGCCCAGGAGATGTTCGAGAAGGACGGCATCCTGATGACCGCGGTCGACACGGGGTGGATCACCGACGAGCGGCCGCATCCGGACAAGATGCGGCTCGCGGATGCCGGGTTCCACGCGCCGCTCGATCTGATCGACGGGGCGGCCCGGGTGTACGACCCGATCGTGCGGGGGGAACAGGGCGAGGACCTGTACGGGGTCTTCTTGAAGGATTACGCGCCTGGTAAGTGGTAG